In one Streptomyces sp. NBC_00597 genomic region, the following are encoded:
- a CDS encoding trypco2 family protein, protein MKIGLADAVAAVREEIAEAVDRGAGQDVTFTLGPVELEFEVVLQADAKAKTGFRAWVVSVDAEAGISRGRTHRVAFTLTPQRANGYDVLVSGAPERAPGPGDTSGRIED, encoded by the coding sequence ATGAAGATCGGCCTTGCGGATGCGGTGGCGGCGGTGCGCGAAGAGATAGCGGAAGCGGTCGACCGCGGGGCGGGACAGGACGTGACGTTCACGCTGGGCCCGGTGGAGCTGGAATTCGAGGTCGTCCTCCAAGCGGATGCCAAGGCGAAGACCGGCTTCCGGGCGTGGGTGGTCTCGGTCGACGCCGAAGCCGGGATCTCCCGAGGCCGCACCCACCGGGTCGCCTTCACCTTGACTCCCCAGCGGGCCAACGGCTACGACGTGCTGGTCAGCGGCGCTCCCGAGCGGGCGCCCGGCCCGGGCGACACATCCGGACGCATCGAGGACTGA
- a CDS encoding TIGR04222 domain-containing membrane protein: MELYLTGSVEAARRHTVRRATAALARQLEREGLLLTRRRLFAVRTALLPVFAAAPVVALTGRGTPTGLLPLLLTLLADGVAALLWPWTRRTRRGAVLLARLRREHAAARRATGRQPDELLWSVALFGRGALRENLPRFTAESGLLGRPPREPVERHGGEGEAFASCGG, translated from the coding sequence GTGGAGCTCTACCTGACCGGCTCCGTGGAGGCGGCCCGGCGGCACACCGTCCGGCGCGCGACCGCGGCACTCGCCCGGCAGCTTGAGCGCGAGGGGCTGCTGCTGACCCGCAGGCGACTGTTCGCGGTGCGGACCGCGCTGCTGCCGGTGTTCGCCGCCGCGCCGGTCGTGGCCCTCACCGGGCGGGGGACGCCGACCGGGCTGCTGCCCCTCCTGCTCACGCTCCTCGCGGACGGCGTCGCCGCACTGCTGTGGCCATGGACGCGGCGCACCCGTCGCGGGGCCGTGCTGCTCGCCCGGCTGCGCCGGGAGCACGCCGCAGCTCGCCGGGCCACAGGACGGCAGCCTGACGAACTGCTCTGGAGCGTCGCACTGTTCGGCAGGGGCGCGCTGCGCGAGAACCTGCCTCGCTTCACCGCCGAAAGCGGACTGCTGGGGCGGCCGCCGAGGGAGCCCGTGGAACGGCACGGCGGTGAGGGGGAGGCGTTCGCGAGCTGCGGGGGATAG
- a CDS encoding SHOCT domain-containing protein: MDDYPALNVFWSMFWFFIWIMWLFLLFKIITDIFRDHEMSGWGKAGWLIFVILLPFLGVFVYVIARGKGMTQRDVKAAKQNEAAFQDYIRQTAGTEPAGGSGADELAKLADLKARGAITEEEFQQAKTKLLT; encoded by the coding sequence ATGGACGACTACCCCGCACTCAACGTGTTCTGGTCCATGTTCTGGTTCTTCATTTGGATCATGTGGCTGTTCCTGCTGTTCAAGATCATCACGGATATCTTCCGTGACCACGAGATGAGCGGCTGGGGCAAGGCGGGTTGGCTGATCTTCGTGATCCTGCTGCCCTTCCTCGGCGTCTTCGTCTACGTCATCGCCCGGGGGAAGGGCATGACCCAGCGGGACGTCAAGGCGGCCAAGCAGAACGAGGCAGCGTTCCAGGACTACATCCGCCAGACGGCAGGGACCGAGCCGGCCGGCGGATCGGGTGCGGACGAGCTGGCCAAGCTCGCCGACCTGAAGGCCCGGGGCGCGATCACCGAGGAGGAGTTCCAGCAGGCCAAGACGAAGCTGCTGACCTGA
- a CDS encoding MFS transporter has product MTAEAHPTPTAGKAKDARLVLLTLAAGQFLMALDSSVMNVSIATVAEDIGTTVSGLQGAITAYTLVMAMLMISGGKVGALVGRRRAFMIGCVIYGCGSLTTSLAPNLTVLLLGWSVLEGVGAALIMPAIVALVASNFSVERRPAAYGLVAAAGAVAIALGPLIGGVATTFFSWRWVFAGEVVVVLAILLFGRRVADAPLGPRPHIDVLGAIVSALGIGLFVFAVLRTSEWGWFRPKAGAPAWFNLSPVVWLMMAGLFLIWLFFRWERRLAARGAEPLVDPDLGSNRQLTGGLTMFFFQYLVQMGVFFVVPLYLSVALGLSAVKTGVLILPLSISLLAAAIGIPRFRPDASPRRVVRLGVLLMLAGAVVLLATLDEESGAGVVTVPLLLIGLGMGALASQLGAVTVSAVPDEQSAEIGGIQNTITNLGASIGTAVAGSILITVLTSSFLTAIEQSPAVPAEVKSQANVKLVGGAPFLSDVQLTEALEEAGAKSEVTQAALDANATARIDGLRASLGILALAALVALFFTQRIPDTQPGAARP; this is encoded by the coding sequence ATGACAGCCGAGGCACACCCGACACCCACTGCTGGGAAGGCGAAGGACGCACGGCTCGTCCTGCTGACCCTGGCGGCCGGACAGTTCCTGATGGCCCTGGACAGTTCGGTCATGAACGTCTCGATCGCGACGGTCGCGGAGGACATCGGCACCACCGTCAGCGGTCTGCAGGGCGCGATCACGGCCTACACCCTGGTCATGGCGATGCTGATGATCAGCGGTGGCAAGGTCGGCGCGCTCGTCGGCCGCAGACGGGCCTTCATGATCGGCTGCGTCATCTACGGGTGTGGCTCCCTCACCACGTCACTCGCCCCGAACCTCACCGTCCTGCTGCTGGGCTGGTCGGTCCTGGAGGGCGTGGGCGCGGCACTGATCATGCCGGCGATCGTGGCGCTCGTCGCCTCCAACTTCTCCGTGGAACGCAGGCCGGCCGCGTACGGGCTGGTCGCCGCCGCGGGAGCGGTGGCGATCGCCCTGGGGCCGCTCATCGGCGGCGTGGCGACCACGTTCTTCTCCTGGCGCTGGGTGTTCGCCGGCGAGGTCGTGGTCGTGCTGGCCATCCTGCTGTTCGGCCGCCGGGTCGCCGACGCGCCCCTCGGCCCCCGACCGCACATCGACGTCCTGGGCGCGATCGTGTCCGCGCTGGGCATCGGGCTGTTCGTCTTCGCCGTGCTGCGCACGAGCGAATGGGGCTGGTTCCGGCCCAAGGCCGGCGCACCGGCCTGGTTCAACCTCTCACCGGTCGTCTGGCTGATGATGGCGGGCCTCTTCCTCATCTGGCTGTTCTTCCGCTGGGAGAGGCGCCTGGCGGCACGCGGGGCCGAACCGCTGGTCGATCCGGACCTCGGGAGCAACCGGCAGCTCACCGGCGGCCTCACGATGTTCTTCTTCCAGTACCTCGTACAGATGGGCGTGTTCTTCGTCGTCCCGCTCTACCTGTCCGTCGCGCTGGGCCTGTCCGCCGTCAAGACGGGCGTGCTGATCCTGCCGCTGTCCATCTCCCTGCTGGCAGCCGCGATCGGGATCCCCCGGTTCCGCCCCGACGCCTCACCGCGGCGCGTGGTGCGGCTCGGGGTCCTGCTGATGCTCGCGGGCGCCGTCGTGCTGCTGGCCACCCTGGACGAGGAATCTGGGGCGGGCGTCGTCACCGTGCCGCTGCTGCTGATCGGACTGGGGATGGGGGCGCTGGCCTCCCAGCTCGGGGCCGTCACCGTCTCGGCGGTCCCGGACGAGCAGAGCGCCGAGATCGGCGGCATCCAGAACACCATCACCAACCTCGGCGCGTCGATCGGCACGGCGGTCGCCGGTTCCATCCTGATCACCGTGCTGACCTCGTCGTTCCTCACGGCCATCGAGCAGAGCCCGGCGGTCCCCGCCGAGGTCAAGAGCCAGGCGAACGTCAAACTCGTGGGAGGTGCGCCCTTCCTGTCGGACGTCCAGCTCACCGAAGCGCTCGAAGAGGCGGGTGCCAAATCCGAGGTGACCCAGGCGGCACTCGACGCGAACGCCACCGCCCGGATCGACGGCCTGCGCGCCTCCCTCGGCATCCTCGCCCTCGCCGCGCTGGTGGCGCTCTTCTTCACCCAGCGCATCCCCGACACCCAGCCGGGGGCGGCGCGCCCCTGA
- a CDS encoding DUF2252 domain-containing protein, with protein sequence MARDAAGVENGTRWLSAEERAERGRAARRRTPRSAHGEFEPPAPRQDPVDVLEGQAAGRVPELVPIRYGRMSESPFRFYRGAAAVMAGDLAHTPESGLRVQLCGDAHMLNYGLLGSPERNLLFDINDFDETLPGPWEWDLKRLTVSLAIAGRENGFTDRERAEIVQSAGMSYREQMRRYAGMSHLDVWYARIDAEQLRALAATELRSRGRKQVDETLLKARGRDSLQAAGKLTEVVGGERQFRSMPPLVTPLWELLPDAERSTLEDQIRDMIEHYGQTLPSDRRHLLRRFTLVDMARKVVGVGSVGTRCWIILLVGRDGDDPLILQAKEAGESVLAPYAGAGEHSMQGERVVAGQRLMQAASDIFLGWYRAHGIDGRERDFYVRQLRDWKGSVEPALMEPRGMRTYGDLCGATLARAHARSGDRIAIAAYLGSSDVFDQALVRFAESYADRNERDHRALVDAVASGRVAAESA encoded by the coding sequence ATGGCAAGGGATGCCGCAGGGGTGGAGAACGGCACACGCTGGCTGTCCGCCGAGGAGCGGGCCGAACGCGGCCGCGCCGCCCGGCGCCGGACACCCCGCTCCGCGCACGGGGAGTTCGAACCGCCCGCACCCCGGCAGGATCCGGTGGACGTGCTCGAAGGACAGGCGGCCGGCCGGGTACCGGAGCTGGTGCCCATCCGCTACGGGCGGATGTCAGAGTCTCCGTTCCGCTTCTACCGGGGCGCCGCCGCCGTCATGGCGGGCGACCTGGCCCACACCCCGGAATCGGGCCTACGGGTCCAGCTCTGCGGGGACGCCCACATGCTGAACTACGGGCTGCTCGGCTCCCCGGAGCGGAACCTGCTGTTCGACATCAACGACTTCGACGAGACGCTGCCCGGGCCGTGGGAATGGGACCTCAAGCGGCTGACCGTGAGCCTGGCCATCGCGGGGCGGGAGAACGGTTTCACCGACCGCGAGCGCGCCGAGATCGTCCAGTCCGCAGGCATGTCCTACCGCGAGCAGATGCGCCGCTACGCGGGCATGAGCCACCTCGACGTCTGGTACGCGCGCATCGACGCGGAGCAGCTCCGCGCCCTCGCGGCGACGGAACTGCGCTCCCGCGGCCGCAAACAGGTCGACGAGACGCTGCTGAAGGCACGTGGACGCGACAGCCTCCAGGCCGCAGGGAAACTCACCGAGGTGGTCGGCGGGGAACGCCAGTTCCGGTCGATGCCGCCCCTGGTCACGCCCCTGTGGGAGCTGCTGCCGGACGCGGAGCGCAGCACGTTGGAGGACCAGATCCGCGACATGATCGAACACTACGGGCAGACCCTCCCCTCGGACCGGCGGCACCTGCTGCGCCGGTTCACCCTCGTCGACATGGCGCGCAAGGTGGTGGGCGTCGGAAGCGTGGGGACCCGGTGCTGGATCATCCTGCTCGTGGGCCGGGACGGCGACGACCCGTTGATCCTCCAGGCCAAAGAGGCAGGCGAATCCGTCCTCGCCCCGTACGCCGGCGCCGGTGAGCACTCCATGCAGGGCGAGCGGGTGGTGGCCGGACAGCGCCTGATGCAGGCAGCGAGCGACATCTTCCTGGGCTGGTACCGGGCGCACGGCATCGACGGCCGCGAGCGGGACTTCTACGTGCGGCAGTTGCGGGACTGGAAGGGGAGCGTCGAGCCCGCGCTCATGGAGCCGCGCGGCATGCGGACGTACGGGGACCTGTGCGGCGCCACGCTGGCCCGCGCCCACGCCCGCTCCGGCGACCGGATCGCCATCGCCGCCTACCTGGGCAGCAGCGACGTCTTCGACCAGGCGCTGGTGCGGTTCGCGGAAAGCTACGCCGACCGCAACGAGCGTGACCACCGGGCGCTGGTGGACGCGGTGGCCTCGGGCCGGGTGGCGGCGGAGTCGGCGTGA
- a CDS encoding YhjD/YihY/BrkB family envelope integrity protein, translating into MASGKRARGAPHPSWWRTRSRNAAETARRLQREAETRFPVITHIAERMVSVDIFDSATRLAAQCFLTAVPLVFAVASFAPKAVQEQLAESVRTVFGLSGEASEQLNDIFASGSDPELQNAVGLVGALMVLVASTAVSRAMQRLCKRAWEIPRSGVRIAIWRWVAWIAVWICVLIVQGPVREGFGAGLWLGIPLTLVFLTLVWWWTQHLLLGGLVGWLPLLPGSVLTAVGATALSVAARFYMPRALNRALSEYGPAGSVFVLLSWLIVVCVSVAVGVTAGAVLAQEPFLAGRLGSPAPKRSRAEQG; encoded by the coding sequence ATGGCTTCCGGCAAACGCGCGCGCGGCGCCCCGCACCCCTCGTGGTGGCGGACCCGGTCGCGCAACGCGGCGGAGACGGCCCGGCGCCTCCAGCGCGAGGCGGAGACCCGCTTCCCCGTGATCACCCACATTGCGGAGCGCATGGTGTCGGTGGACATCTTCGACTCCGCGACGCGGCTCGCCGCACAGTGCTTCCTGACCGCCGTGCCGCTGGTCTTCGCCGTCGCGTCGTTCGCCCCGAAGGCAGTACAGGAGCAACTGGCCGAATCCGTGCGCACGGTGTTCGGGCTCAGTGGCGAGGCGAGCGAACAACTGAACGACATCTTCGCCAGCGGCTCCGACCCGGAATTGCAGAACGCGGTGGGCCTGGTGGGCGCCCTGATGGTGCTGGTGGCGTCGACCGCGGTCAGCCGTGCCATGCAGCGCCTGTGCAAACGGGCGTGGGAGATCCCGCGGTCGGGGGTGCGGATCGCGATCTGGCGCTGGGTCGCCTGGATCGCCGTCTGGATCTGCGTGCTGATCGTGCAGGGACCGGTGCGCGAGGGGTTCGGAGCCGGACTGTGGCTGGGCATTCCCCTCACGCTCGTCTTCCTGACGCTGGTGTGGTGGTGGACCCAGCACCTCCTGCTGGGCGGCTTGGTCGGCTGGCTCCCCCTCCTGCCGGGATCGGTGCTCACCGCCGTGGGCGCCACCGCCCTGTCGGTCGCCGCGCGCTTCTACATGCCGCGCGCCCTTAACCGGGCGCTGAGCGAATACGGGCCCGCCGGCTCCGTTTTCGTCCTGCTGTCATGGCTGATCGTGGTGTGCGTGTCCGTCGCCGTCGGCGTCACGGCGGGCGCCGTCCTGGCGCAGGAGCCGTTCCTGGCCGGGCGGCTGGGCAGCCCGGCCCCCAAGCGGTCGAGGGCGGAGCAGGGCTGA
- a CDS encoding GAP family protein has product MVLDLMLIALAITLDPLPLMAFALVVSSARGVWKGLAFILAWLACFVAVIAAVLALTDGEPLPPRSPPGVAGLAAKLAIGIGLVFYGLHRRRLMRGSDAVRAGAAADGAAPPAPEAHEDSADKVAKGLDGSSIWAVAGLAVLVQPWGMVAAGATTVLEANTSHASTYAALFGFCLLATASLLAAELYIVFAPEVAQARLLRLRGWLKDHSQQAIVVICLVLGLYLTGKSIYQLTG; this is encoded by the coding sequence ATGGTTCTCGACCTCATGCTGATCGCACTGGCCATCACGCTCGACCCGCTGCCGCTGATGGCGTTCGCACTCGTGGTGTCCTCCGCCAGGGGCGTGTGGAAGGGCCTGGCCTTCATTCTGGCCTGGCTCGCCTGCTTCGTCGCGGTGATCGCGGCCGTCCTCGCGCTGACCGACGGCGAGCCCCTGCCGCCGCGTTCCCCGCCCGGCGTGGCGGGGCTCGCGGCCAAGTTGGCCATCGGGATCGGGCTCGTGTTCTACGGGCTGCACCGCCGCCGCCTCATGCGGGGGAGCGACGCGGTCCGGGCGGGTGCTGCGGCGGATGGCGCGGCACCTCCCGCCCCGGAGGCCCACGAGGATTCGGCCGACAAGGTGGCCAAAGGCCTGGACGGGAGCTCGATCTGGGCGGTGGCGGGCCTGGCCGTGCTCGTCCAGCCGTGGGGCATGGTGGCGGCGGGTGCGACGACCGTGCTGGAGGCGAACACCTCGCACGCGTCCACCTACGCGGCCCTGTTCGGCTTCTGCCTGCTCGCGACCGCGAGCCTGCTGGCTGCCGAGCTCTACATCGTATTCGCACCCGAGGTGGCCCAGGCCCGGCTGCTGCGCCTGCGCGGCTGGCTGAAGGACCACTCGCAGCAGGCGATCGTCGTGATCTGCCTGGTTCTCGGCCTGTACCTGACCGGCAAGAGCATCTACCAGCTGACCGGCTGA
- a CDS encoding DUF6325 family protein — translation MSSEAEESIGVGDIDDMGPVDYVVIEFPGNKMTGKGLPLLVDLVDRGIIRIFDLVFVRKDLDGSVTAVELQDFGSEVDLSVFEGASSGLLDQSDIDDAGIALEPGNSAGIIVYENTWAAPFARELRRGGAQLVAAGRIPVQALLASLDAIEIPSDDG, via the coding sequence ATGAGCAGCGAGGCCGAGGAATCCATCGGGGTCGGCGACATCGACGACATGGGCCCCGTGGACTACGTCGTGATCGAGTTTCCGGGCAACAAGATGACGGGCAAGGGACTCCCCCTCCTCGTCGATCTCGTCGATCGCGGCATCATCCGGATCTTCGACCTGGTCTTCGTCCGCAAGGACCTGGACGGCTCGGTGACGGCGGTGGAACTGCAGGACTTCGGCTCGGAGGTCGACCTGTCGGTCTTCGAGGGAGCCTCGTCCGGTCTGCTGGACCAGAGCGACATCGACGACGCCGGCATCGCCCTGGAGCCGGGGAACTCGGCGGGGATCATCGTGTACGAGAACACGTGGGCGGCGCCGTTCGCCCGTGAACTGCGTCGCGGAGGCGCCCAGCTCGTGGCGGCCGGCCGGATCCCCGTCCAAGCGCTGCTCGCGTCGCTGGACGCCATCGAGATCCCGTCCGACGACGGGTGA
- a CDS encoding SHOCT domain-containing protein, which translates to MPGLLRGVARTAVVAGTATAVSNRVSRRQAGRWAEQEAPQPAEAAPPPPPPPAPAPAPAGDDMTTKIDQLKQLSTLKDQGVLTEEEFAEQKRRLLG; encoded by the coding sequence ATGCCCGGACTTCTTCGCGGAGTCGCCCGTACCGCCGTCGTCGCCGGCACCGCCACCGCCGTGTCCAACCGGGTGTCCCGGCGGCAGGCCGGCCGATGGGCCGAGCAGGAGGCCCCGCAACCGGCCGAGGCCGCGCCCCCGCCGCCCCCGCCTCCCGCCCCCGCCCCGGCCCCCGCCGGCGACGACATGACCACCAAGATCGACCAGCTCAAGCAGCTCAGTACGCTCAAGGACCAGGGAGTGCTGACCGAAGAGGAATTCGCCGAACAGAAGCGCCGGCTCCTCGGCTGA
- a CDS encoding chloride channel protein, whose amino-acid sequence MTQPTQPSPRPQPGQPGSPSGAPPPARAATAQPTEAEKLRELLRTPGYLKTLLFCGLISIPVSLAAFWFLAGLQELERLVWADLPRALGHDSPPWWWPLPLLLVSGVCVGQIVTRFPGAGGHVPASGLHPGGPGAAALPGVVLAAVFSLPLGATLGPEAPLIALGGGLAIAFRHLTGTPETPMSTALLGAAGAAAAISAIFGNPLIAAVLLMEVAGVGGPQLFAVMLPALLSSGIGSLVFTGFGRWTGLETGSLTLKSGVDFPRLDAGDVLWAIVISVALSAAVALIQYGGRVTSVRVARRPLIVTALCGLGAGVCAAAYALGTGRSPADVASSGQATLAELAGDPQAWGVGALIAVLLCKGAAFSLCLGSLRGGPIFPSLFLGAAAGVLLAPLPGLGIGAGLAAGLAAATTTALRLPVSSVLLVVLVLGSTAMMPVAILSAVVAFVTSGLLPAGPAVPPVGRMPRPAPSAPTAP is encoded by the coding sequence ATGACGCAGCCGACGCAGCCGAGCCCACGGCCGCAGCCCGGGCAGCCGGGTTCGCCCTCGGGAGCCCCTCCGCCCGCCCGGGCCGCGACGGCGCAGCCGACGGAGGCCGAGAAGCTCCGCGAGCTGCTGCGGACTCCCGGCTACCTGAAGACCCTGCTGTTCTGCGGGCTCATCAGCATTCCGGTCTCGCTGGCCGCGTTCTGGTTCCTCGCCGGGCTCCAGGAACTGGAGCGCCTGGTGTGGGCGGACCTCCCCCGTGCCCTCGGCCACGACTCCCCGCCCTGGTGGTGGCCGCTTCCGCTGCTGCTGGTCTCGGGTGTCTGCGTCGGACAGATCGTCACCCGTTTCCCCGGGGCGGGCGGGCACGTCCCCGCCTCCGGCCTGCACCCGGGCGGTCCCGGAGCCGCCGCCCTGCCGGGAGTGGTCCTCGCGGCCGTGTTCAGCCTTCCGCTCGGCGCCACCCTCGGCCCCGAAGCCCCGCTCATCGCGCTGGGCGGCGGACTCGCGATCGCCTTCCGGCACCTCACCGGGACACCGGAAACACCGATGAGCACCGCGCTGCTGGGCGCGGCCGGCGCGGCCGCGGCGATCTCCGCCATCTTCGGGAATCCGCTGATCGCCGCCGTCCTGCTGATGGAAGTCGCGGGCGTGGGCGGCCCGCAACTGTTCGCCGTCATGCTGCCCGCACTGCTGTCGAGCGGCATCGGTTCGCTCGTCTTCACCGGCTTCGGCCGGTGGACCGGCCTGGAGACCGGGAGCCTGACGCTCAAGTCGGGCGTGGACTTCCCCCGTCTGGACGCCGGTGACGTGCTCTGGGCGATCGTTATCTCCGTGGCCCTCTCCGCCGCCGTGGCCCTCATCCAGTACGGCGGGCGGGTGACCTCCGTCCGCGTCGCCCGACGGCCCCTGATCGTGACGGCGCTGTGCGGGCTCGGCGCCGGTGTCTGCGCCGCCGCCTACGCCCTGGGCACCGGCCGTTCGCCCGCGGACGTGGCCTCCTCGGGCCAGGCCACGCTGGCCGAGCTGGCCGGCGATCCGCAGGCCTGGGGGGTGGGCGCACTGATCGCCGTCCTCCTGTGCAAGGGCGCCGCCTTCTCCCTGTGCCTCGGCAGCCTGCGCGGTGGCCCGATCTTCCCGTCGCTGTTCCTCGGCGCCGCGGCGGGCGTCCTGCTGGCGCCGCTGCCCGGGCTGGGCATCGGCGCGGGACTGGCCGCCGGGCTGGCCGCCGCCACCACGACTGCGTTGCGGCTACCGGTCAGCAGCGTGCTCCTCGTGGTCCTGGTGCTCGGCAGCACCGCGATGATGCCGGTGGCGATCCTGTCCGCCGTCGTCGCCTTCGTGACCTCGGGACTCCTGCCGGCCGGCCCCGCGGTCCCCCCGGTGGGCCGCATGCCCCGTCCCGCCCCGTCCGCCCCCACCGCCCCGTAG
- a CDS encoding aminotransferase class IV, giving the protein MASLNGSPVPLAALQALALTNYGHFTTMAVEDGAVRGLALHLDRLVADCRAVFGAELDPEWVRECVRKEAGGRAGAFMVRVTVFDPELELTAPERAGQPCVLVTTRPAAGAGRPLPALRVQRIAFQREAPSVKHVALFGQLRLRRAARLAGFDDVLFVGTDGQVCEGCTWNIGFVDEAGTVVWPRADVLPGITMRLIRADGDRHVTAPVTDGRLRSLRAAFATSTGIGVRAVAAIDDIVFRTDDPVVASLREAYAAVPPDRL; this is encoded by the coding sequence ATGGCATCCCTGAACGGCTCCCCCGTCCCCCTCGCGGCCCTGCAGGCCCTCGCGCTCACCAATTACGGGCACTTCACCACCATGGCGGTGGAGGACGGGGCGGTGCGGGGGCTGGCGCTGCACCTCGACCGGCTGGTCGCGGACTGCCGTGCGGTGTTCGGCGCGGAGCTGGATCCCGAGTGGGTGCGGGAGTGCGTACGGAAGGAAGCAGGCGGGCGGGCAGGGGCGTTCATGGTGCGCGTCACGGTCTTCGACCCGGAGTTGGAGCTGACGGCGCCGGAGCGCGCGGGGCAGCCGTGCGTGCTGGTGACGACCCGGCCCGCGGCGGGCGCCGGCCGGCCGCTGCCCGCGCTGCGCGTACAGCGGATCGCCTTCCAGCGCGAGGCACCGTCGGTGAAACACGTGGCGCTGTTCGGACAGTTGCGGCTGCGGCGCGCGGCCCGGCTCGCCGGGTTCGACGACGTGCTGTTCGTCGGTACGGACGGGCAGGTCTGCGAAGGCTGCACCTGGAACATCGGCTTCGTCGACGAAGCCGGGACCGTTGTCTGGCCGCGGGCCGACGTGCTCCCCGGGATCACGATGCGACTGATCCGGGCCGACGGCGACCGCCATGTCACGGCGCCGGTGACGGACGGCCGACTGCGGTCCCTGCGGGCGGCGTTCGCGACGAGCACGGGCATCGGCGTTCGGGCGGTGGCCGCGATCGACGACATCGTGTTCCGCACCGACGACCCGGTGGTCGCTTCACTGCGCGAGGCCTATGCCGCCGTTCCCCCGGACCGCCTGTGA
- a CDS encoding universal stress protein: MPGRIVAGTCGSPGSFTALHRARDEARARDAELWVVLAWQPPLDGPGARRGSGGTPLLAASRDAAVARLRDVLGSAFGTGAPGVTLAGLAVRGTPGAALLETVRDAGDLLVVGTGTRRPLLRALRPSVARYCLAHAPCPVLAVPPSPLQADLYAVRRSIAWRRPLDTAGLPPGSVSPHRRSGGTAA, from the coding sequence GTGCCAGGACGAATCGTGGCGGGTACGTGCGGATCCCCCGGAAGCTTCACGGCATTGCACCGTGCACGGGACGAAGCCCGCGCACGCGACGCGGAACTATGGGTCGTACTGGCCTGGCAGCCGCCGCTGGACGGACCGGGCGCCCGGCGCGGCTCAGGCGGTACGCCGCTGCTCGCCGCATCCCGGGACGCGGCGGTGGCGCGGCTGCGGGACGTTCTGGGAAGTGCCTTCGGCACGGGCGCGCCGGGCGTGACGCTGGCCGGACTGGCCGTCCGGGGCACCCCGGGCGCCGCACTGCTGGAGACGGTCCGCGATGCCGGTGACCTGCTCGTCGTCGGTACGGGCACGCGGCGCCCGCTGCTGCGCGCCCTGCGGCCGTCGGTGGCCCGGTACTGTCTGGCACACGCCCCCTGCCCGGTCCTTGCCGTGCCGCCCAGCCCGCTCCAGGCCGACCTCTACGCCGTGCGCCGGAGCATCGCGTGGCGCCGGCCGCTCGACACCGCCGGTCTCCCGCCCGGGTCCGTGTCTCCTCACAGGCGGTCCGGGGGAACGGCGGCATAG
- a CDS encoding histidine kinase, with protein sequence MSGYRFHDDRTALTTALAASFLMALALGLTLGLAFVLVLVLVSAGPSATSAALVLALAAVLGLVVCRLAVRAHRLRGAVTADDSYLARLEGTARFAEDGASPGAVVERVRHELVGLLELHGCRFAHGSLSGQLPRLEHDGSVWLGHGAGATEAVYWPDRWPDGETELRAVGGGHCHGRFLLDPVPGALPPEGARLAAVALAAQAGAALDAAGPAHRG encoded by the coding sequence GTGTCCGGGTACCGATTCCACGACGACCGCACCGCGCTGACCACGGCCCTCGCGGCCTCCTTCCTGATGGCGCTCGCCCTCGGCCTCACCCTCGGCCTCGCCTTCGTGCTCGTGCTCGTGCTCGTGAGCGCGGGTCCGTCGGCGACGAGCGCCGCCCTGGTCCTGGCTCTGGCCGCGGTCCTCGGCCTGGTCGTCTGCCGGCTCGCGGTCCGCGCACACCGCCTGCGGGGTGCGGTGACCGCCGATGACTCGTACCTGGCCCGGCTGGAGGGAACGGCCCGGTTCGCCGAGGACGGGGCCTCCCCCGGAGCCGTCGTCGAGCGGGTGCGGCACGAGCTGGTCGGCCTGCTGGAGCTGCACGGCTGCCGCTTCGCGCACGGGTCGCTCAGCGGGCAGCTGCCCCGGCTGGAACACGACGGCAGCGTGTGGCTCGGCCACGGCGCCGGGGCCACCGAGGCCGTGTACTGGCCCGACCGGTGGCCCGACGGCGAAACCGAGCTCCGTGCCGTCGGCGGCGGCCACTGCCACGGGCGTTTCCTGCTCGACCCGGTGCCTGGCGCCCTTCCTCCGGAAGGGGCCCGCCTCGCCGCCGTGGCGCTGGCCGCGCAGGCCGGCGCGGCCCTGGACGCAGCCGGTCCGGCCCACCGCGGCTGA
- a CDS encoding VOC family protein yields the protein MPLEWEQAVVDARDPAALGRWWARALGWVVVNDSPDEFEIRPAPDRLPGLIFEPVTAPKPERSKNRLHLDFRPVDQAAEVECLLELGARHADVGQGEDVTWVVLADPEGNEFCILSSRRGRDLKTT from the coding sequence ATGCCGCTGGAGTGGGAACAGGCCGTCGTGGACGCCCGGGACCCGGCCGCTCTGGGCCGTTGGTGGGCACGGGCGCTGGGGTGGGTCGTCGTGAACGACTCGCCGGACGAGTTCGAGATCCGCCCGGCCCCCGACCGGCTGCCGGGGCTGATCTTCGAACCGGTGACGGCGCCGAAGCCGGAGCGGTCGAAGAACCGCCTCCACTTGGACTTCCGCCCGGTCGACCAGGCGGCGGAAGTCGAGTGCCTCCTCGAACTCGGGGCCCGCCACGCCGATGTGGGCCAGGGCGAGGACGTGACATGGGTGGTCCTCGCGGACCCGGAGGGCAACGAGTTCTGCATCCTGTCCTCCCGCCGGGGTCGTGACCTCAAGACGACGTGA